CTCAATACAGGATGCTTATAAAGACGCAAAGAGAATACAACTAGGATGGGTCGTGCCGGGTGCACGTGAAGGATTCAAAAACGCCTGGGACAACAGTTTTCCATACCTGATTATTGCACCGGGTTTAACACTTCTCATTTTCGTTGTCGTATTCCCACTGATGTTTATGATGTTCCTTGCCTTCACAAACCTGAGCCCGACAAATCAGCCTCCAAGGCATCTGCTTGAGTGGGTGGGTTTTCAGAATTTCGTCGATCTCTTCGCGATGGATATTTGGCGCAGAACATTTGTGAATGTCCTTTCCTGGACCTTGATTTGGACGTTTGTGGCAACGACTTTGCAGATTGCACTAGCGATGTTTCTTGCCATTATCGTGAATGATCCGCGGATCCGGTTCAAAAAACTGATTCGCACAGTCTTTATTCTTCCATGGGCAGTTCCTGCCTTTGTCACGATTATCATTTTCTCAGCACTTTTCAATGATAACTTTGGTGCGATTAACACACAGATTCTGATTCCGCTGTTTGGCGATGGATTACCGTGGTTGCAAAATGCCACATTCACCCGAATAGCACTGATAATGATTCAGGTCTGGCTTGGCTTCCCGTTTGTGTATGCCCTGTTTACCGGTGTTCTTCAAAGTATCTCGTCCGACTGGTATGAGGCCGCTGATATTGATGGAGCCAACCGTTGGCAAAAGTTCCGCAACATCACGTTCCCACATTTGATGTTTGCGACGGGACCACTTTTAATCATGCAGTATTCTTTTAACTTTAATAATTTTAATATTATCTACCTGTTTAACCAGGGCGGGCCACCGGTCCGAAACCAGGTTGCAGGGGGTACGGATATCCTGATTTCCTGGGTATACGGTTTGACTTTTGAGACCGGACAGATTGCGATGGCTGCGGCGATCTCAATTATTCTCGGACTGATGGTGGCCACATTCGCTTTCTTCCAGTTCCGTCGTTCGCGGTCCTTTAAAGAGGAGGGGACATTCTAATGAGCGATAACACAGCGAAAAAGCAACGAAAACCGATGAGCAAGAAAACAAAAAACATTCTCGAACTCTCTGTGCTCTATACGATCATCGGGATTATGTTTATCATCATCCTGTATCCGTTAATGTGGGCGTTTGGTCTATCCCTGAACGAGGGAAGCAGTCTTTACGGTTCGACGATGATTCCTGAGAATCCATCTTTTGAGCATTATATCTGGCTGTTTACGGACCCGAGAAGTAACTACCTGATCTGGTATCAGAACACGCTGATTGTGGCACTGTCGACATCTGCGATTGCAACGTTTATCGTTGGTCTGACGGCCTATGCATTCTCCCGATACCGGTTCAAAGGGCGAAAGAACGGTCTTTATGCGTTCCTGCTTTTGCAAATGTTCCCTGTATTGATGGCCATGGTTGCCCTCTATATCCTGTTGAACACGATCGGGCTTCTCGACAGCCTGGTTGGTCTGATCCTGATTTATATCGGTGGAGCGATTCCGATGAATGCGTTCCTTGTAAAAGGCTATTTTGATACCATTCCCCGCGAACTCGATGAGTCAGCCAAGATTGACGGAGCGGGACACTTCAGAATTTTCTTTACGATCATGCTGCCATTGGCAAAGCCGATCCTTGCAGTGGTTGCGCTCTTTAACTTCATGGCACCGTTTATGGATTTTATCCTGCCGCGGATTGTGCTGAGAAGTCCGGAGAACTTCACACTGGCACTTGGTTTGTTCAACTTTGTTAATGACCAGTTCGCCAATAACTTCACACGTTTTGCTGCAGGCTCAATTCTGATTGCGGTACCGATTGCAACAGTGTATCTCTTCTTGCAACGATATCTGATCAGTGGTCTGACCGCAGGTGCAACAAAAGGTTAAGGATTTTCACTTCAAAGAACGGGGAGATGGGGGATGTCCTCCATCTCCTTTTGACTACATAACAGCAATGACATGATGGGGATGAATCCAGATTCAATGCAGGTGAGATGTCTTCTTAAGTCACGGATAATAAGTAAAGCGGTTTCATGAATGATGATTCATGAAATTGGCGGATTTGTCAGATAAATTGTCCGGAAATCCTGGTGCACAGAATTGCATTCGGGTAATTGTCGAGATATGATAGTACTAATGACGGACTTGATTTGATCAAGAGAAGGGGAGTGAAGACAGTGGCTGTGACGATAAAGGATGTTGCAAAATTGGCAAATGTGGCCCCTTCGACTGTTTCGCGCGTGATTGCAAACAGTCCCAGGATCAGTGAACGAACGAAAGAAACAGTGAGAGAAGCCATGAAAGAACTCGGATACCACCCGAACTTCAATGCACGAAGTCTTGCCAATAAAAGTACGAACACAATTGGGATTGTCATGCCGAATTCGGCAAATAAAACGTTTCAGAACCCGTTTTTTCCGGAAGTAATCAGAGGCATCAGTTCCAAAGCACACCAGCTTGAGTACGGCCTTTACTTATCCACCGGTCAGACGGAGGCGGAAATCTTCGAAGAGGTCCAGCACATGGTGCAGGGAAAACGTGTCGACGGGATCATCCTGCTTTATTCCAGGGTGGACGACAAAGTCGTCGATTATCTGTATAAAGAAAACTTCCCGTTCAGCGTAATCGGACGGCCATATGATGAAAAAAAACGGGACATTACCTTTGTTAACAACGATAACTTCAAGGCAGCGAAGACCGTGACGGAATATCTCCTGCTTCTCGGACACAAAAACATTGCTTTTATCGGGGGGAATCTGGATTTTGTAGTCACAGTTGACCATATGGAAGGCTACAGGAAGGCACTCTCCAACGCAGGCATGGAACTGCTTGATGACTATGTCGTCTTTCATGAAGAACTTCAGGAAGGTGGCCAGGAAGCGGTTATTGACCTGATGAGCCTGAATGATCCCCCGACCGCCATGATTGTTGCTGATGATATTATGACGTTTGGCGTCATGCGAATGCTGTCGGAGATGGAGATGAAGGTCCCGGATGATGTGTCAATCATCAGCTTTAACAATGTGATGATCTCAGAATTGTCTTCGCCACCGATGACAACGGTTGATATTCATATTTACAATTTGGGTTTTGAGGCTTGCAACCTGCTTATTGATCAGATTCTTCATCCCGAGACCGGATCAAAACAGGTATTGATTCCGCATAAAATGATCAAGCGACAGACGACGCAAAAACTGATTCAGAATGTGACATCGACTTCATAACTTCTGTTGCTTTTTCCGGACCGTTTGAAACAGGTCCGGATTTCTTTTTGGATAGCCTGATACTTCGACAGCAATGACCGGAATTATCAGATGTGGTATACTTTTGAAATAGAAAAGTGAAGGTGGGTGACAGGATTGTTCCAATCAAAAACCATAAAAGTATTGACGATTATTTTATTATCTCTGTTGATTATTCTCGTTGGGTCCCAAGTATCCTGGATTTTCAATCCCCTGCAGGTCGCGTTTCAAACGATGTTTCTTCCATTTTTATTGGCGGGTGTTCTCTTTTATTTACTGCGTCCGGTAGTGAATCTTATGGAACGGTTCAAAGTTCCGAGGGTAGTTTCCATTTTATTGATTTACATAGCAGGTATAGGTCTGATGACGTTTATCGTCTTTCTGATTGGACCGACCCTTCAAGAGCAGGTCATGAATCTTGTAGATAATGCGCCGATGCTTTTTGAAGAGGTGCGTAAACTGATAATCAATATTGAGAACAATCCGTGGGTTCAGGATCAGTTTCAGCCAAGTGAAACCTTTTCCATTGAAAATCTGACAGAAAATATCGCGGATTATATGGCTGCGGCATTTGATTTCCTCGGAAATAATATTGCCGGATTTATCGGGGCTGTTACAAGTTTTGTCCTTGTGATCATTGTCCTTCCGTTTATTTTGTTTTTCCTGTTGAAAGACGGAGACAAAGCACCGGATCAGGTGCTGCGATTTTTGCCTGAAAAGCAACAAGTCGAGGGAAAACGTATTTTATCAGATATGGACAGTAAGCTGAGCTCGTATATTCAGGGACAGCTGATCGTGAGTCTGTTTGTCGGCACACTGATGTATATCAGCTACCTGATCATTGGAGTTGACTATTCCCTGATTTTAGCGCTCTTTGCCATGGTGACCAATGTTGTGCCGTTTGTCGGACCTTGGATAGGCACGATCCCGGCTGTTATTGTCGCTGTGATTGATTCGTGGGTGACGATGCTTTGGGTCATCGTTGCGATTGTGATTGTCCAACAGATTGAGAGTAACCTGATCTCTCCGAATGTGATGGGGAAGAAACTGAAAGTGCATCCGTTGACGATCATCGTTCTCATTCTTGTTGCAGGCAGGTTTGGCGGGTTGATCGGCCTGATTCTTGCAGTGCCTCTTTACGCCGTTACCAAAGTTGTCGTTTCTCATACGTACAGGCTCCTACAGCTCAGAAAAAAAGTCGATGAAGAGCTGAATGGCTGATGCCTGGCCCGTTGGATGTCTTTTTCAGCTCTGAAAATTCGACGCGCATATCGCGTGGACCAAAATAATGGTTTACAAACGATACCTTATAGGGTATTATATGCGTAAGAGTTAAACAATACACAGGGGTGAGAAACTATGAGTTACATGATGCAGGGAATTAAGCAGATTGATAATCAGGAATTGAAAGATATGTTGAAACAAAATGATAAAGAGACAATGGTCATTGACGTCAGAGAGCCTGAAGAATTTGATGCCGGCCATATTCCAGGTGTATCACTGTTGCCGATGCATCAAATTCCGGGAATGATCCAGGGTTTTGAAGCGGACCGGGAGTACGTCTTCATTTGCAGAAGCGGAAACCGTTCTCAAAACGTGGCCATGTATCTGAAACAGCAGGGTCTCGATCGTATTACCAATGTTGAAGGCGGTATGATGTTTTGGGATGGCGATGTAAAAGGCGGCGTTGAGAACGTCATTGAGGCACCTGATCAGTTAAAACAGACGATCAATCAAAAATAAGCAGATAAAGAATTATCAAGATCTCTTCGGAAATGGAAGAGATCTTTTCTTTTTACACTGTAAGAACGTTTAACTCGTTAATGGATGATCGTAAACGTGCATTATCAGTGTTTATTAAAAGAAGATTCAGGTTATAACTATAAAAGGTATACATATTTTTTCAGCAAAAGGGAGGCTTATACGATGATGAAATCCATTGCTTCCGGTCTGCTTGTGACCGGTGTTGCTGCAACTGCTTTTTATTTAGGCAAAGAAGAAAACAGGACGAAGGTTAATCAGTGGCTGAATGAAGCGAGAGCAAAACTGCTCAATGAAACGGCGTCAGATTACAAGCCGTATCTGCATGAGAAGGTCGGTCATCCTGATGATCAGGATCTTGAGGATCAGTCGATGGTTGATGAAGGAGCTGTCTATTCTGTGCAGTATTATGACAAACACATGAAGAATGACTGAGGATCTGTCTGCGCCATTTTGAAACATTTACAGCTGTTCATCGTCTGTAATGGTAGAAAGCTATACATGCTGATGAATGGAGTGTGAGGGCGATGAAAAGAGCCGTATTATCTTTGGCAGGTACGATGCTCGTGCTGGTTGGCTGCGGGACAGAGCAAACAGACGAACAGACTGGGGAAGATCACATGAACGGTGAAGATGTAACCGCAGAAGTCGAAGCAAACGGAGAGAATGGCGATCTTCATATTTTGATTACACTTAATAATCAGTCTTCAGAGACCGTGGATCTCACTTTTCGCTCCGGTCACCAGTTTGATGTACGAATTTATGACGAGGACGATGAGAAGTTATATGATTTTGCTGAGGGTATGATGTTTACGGAAGCACTGATTGAAGAACAGATCGGAGCCGGTGATTCGCTGACGTTTGAAGATGTATGGGAGTCATACAGCGGTGATTACGGGCCTCTGCTTATTGAAACAGAGGTATTGGCAGATGAATTTGAACTCAAAGCTGAAACGGTCTATCCGTAACGTAACGAACAGGCAGGACGCCTTCTGCATCAGGCGTCCTGCCTGTTCTTATTTTTCCTTTACGGGTCAGGGTTGCAGGGAAAACAGCTCTCTCAGTTCGGATTCGCTGAGTGTCCAGAGCGGGAGCGGTCTCCCGTCTATTAAGGCTTCTTGCAGCTGCTGTTTTTTCTGAATCAAATCATCAATCCGCTCTTCTATGGTTCCTTCTGCCATGAGCGTATGAACTTCGACGGCCTGCTTCTGGCCAATCCGGTGAACGCGGTCAGTGGCCTGATCTTCCACAGCAGGGTTCCACCAGCGGTCGAAATGAAGGACTGCGGATGCTTCCGTTAAGTTTAGCCCAAATCCCCCTGCTCGAAGGGAAATAATCATAAATGGTATGTCCGGGTTGTCTTTAAAGGAACGGATCATGTTTTTTCGCTGAATCGCCGTTAAACCGCCGTGCAGAAAAGGAACTGGCGGGTTGCCTTGGATCAGCTGCATTTCCTGAAACATGGCTCCGGTGTAACGGAATTGGGTAAAGACGATGGCACGTTTCCCCTGGTTGGCCCAATTCGACAAAAGCTCATTGGCAAGATCCCATTTGGGTGATCGCCCTGGGTTAAACCGATTTAATCCAAGCTCTTTTCGCGCCTGGGCGGGGTGATTGCAAAGCTGTTTAAGCTTCATCATCGTTTTAAACAGCGCGGCACGCTTAACCGGATCCGGCGCTTCTTCATACTGATCAAACATTTCTTCTACTACAGCTTTATACATCGTTTCCTGTTCAAAGGACAGTGTAAGCTTGTGATGATGATGCGTCTTATCGGGCAGTTTGAGGTCTTCTTGAACCTCTTCTTTTGTCCGTCTCAGCATCATCGGCCTTATCAGCTGTTTGATGAGATCAGGTTTTAAATCCCGGTCATACTCCGGTTCTGCCGTGTCGAGCAAATACCCGGGATTAATCAGTTCACTCAGACTGATCAGCTCTTCCGGATGGTTTTCGACAGGCGTGCCTGTCAGGGCAATGGTATGGGCAGCTTCCATTTTTGCTGCGGTTTTACGCTGTTGGGTCCTTGGATTTTTGATTTTTTGTGCTTCGTCAATGATCATGGCGGACCATTTGACCTGTTCAAAAAGGGCCTGGTCTCTCACGAGGGTCGCATAGGAGATGACATGGATACAATGATCCCTTGTCTTGCTGCTTTGAAACTGATCGCGTCTATGGGCGACAGTTCCTTCGTGAATGTGGATCCAATCATCACTGAAGTATTGAGCGAGCTCCTGATCCCAGTGATGCAGAAGGCTTGAAGGGCAGACGATCAGAAAGCGGGACGTTTTCAGATCGCCTATGAGATGATCGATATAGGCCATGATCTGCCGTGATTTCCCAAGCCCCATGTCATCGGCAAGAATGGCTCCGATCCCAAGTCGGCGCATACCCAGCAGCCAGGAGAGTCCTTCCTGTTGATAGTATCTGAGGCGGCTGTTCCACGGCTCAAGCACTTCCGGTTTATGATGGGTGCGCATGGAATCAAGGATGCGGTTTACATCGATCTGACGGCTCGGCTCACGGCCTTTCGGGGAGTCCCCGTGATGTTGTGGTTCAATGGCCTGTTCACGCAATCCTTGAAAAAAGAGAGTTTTCGGCTTCGTCTGGTCCGCTTCATTCAGCAATCTGGTTGCCTCTTCCTGATTCCACAAATACCAGCGATCATGAAAATGGATGACCCGGCGCTCTTCTTCGACCAGTTGCCTGAAGAGCTGTTGCTCCATCTCTTCGTCATTCAGTTTCAGGGTCCAGGAAATATCACTTGTGATCCAGGGGCCTTTGGAAAACGTTTCTTCTACTTCTTCATTCAATTGCATACGGATGGCAAGATCAGGCTCTTGTTTCAATGACGAAGGGAGCCAGCAGTTAATGCCCATATCCTTGCAAAGAGGCACGATATCCGATACGAACAGCGCCATGCTGTCTTCACTCAGTTCAAGCTGCCCTTCAGAGGCTTGTACAGGGATCTCGTTTGCTGAGAAAAGACCGAGGATCCGGGTGAACAATTGCTTGGCAGATGGGTACGGATTGGATGAAAAAGGATGATTACCCATGATGATCTCCTCATAGGGGACCCGTTTGTTCTGACCCAGCTCGCGGACATGTGCGGTCAGAAGCCACTCAGACCGGTTGCTATCCGGTTCGTGCAATATCAGTTCCATCTGAAACGTCTCTGTGCACCAATCGTTGTTCATGACTTGAATCGCAAGCTGATAGTACGGTGAAGGTAAAGGAGCTGTTATCGCGGAATCTTTATGAATCTGACTTGCCCATTCCGAGATTTCTTCATAGTTTGCATACAGTTTCAGATCGTTGATCAGCTTTTGTTTTTTTGTTTTAAACGGTGATGTACAGGTGAGAAAGGAGATCAGCCATCTTTGCCAGTCTACTTCTTCAGATCGGTATGAAGTCAGGGTGGCATCGTTGACCACGTGAATCTCTGTCGGAACAGCAAGCGGAATGAACTGAAAGAACCAGCTCCCGTCAGGTGCAGGAAGTAACGGCACAGCAAGCAGTTCTTTAATATATTGGATCCATGGATCTTCTGTAGGAAAATGGTTTTCTTTGTCCCCCAGTAAGTGCTCCGCTGCAGTGAGGGAAACAGGAACGGCCCTGCAGGAATCTGAGGCATGCTTCACCGTTTTGAGGGAGAAGGCCAGCCCGTAACCGGATGAGCGGTCGTGGTCGTATAGCGCTTGCTTCATACGGATATTCGTTATAAGATCTGCTTTTTTGTCCAACAGTAAGAAGGGAAAGTGCCGATGATCAGGTTGAATCACGAGTGAATGGGCCATCTTACAAGATCAACTCCAACATGCTTTTTCGATGAGCAAAACGGGATTTGTAAACAGCAATCAGCCGATCGGCTTCCTCTTCGTCGACACATTGAAACAGCCGTTTTAACAGCGGAGGAATGGTTGACCGGGTATGGGGCTTCTGGACTTCGGCCTGTATATCGATCGTTTGAAGAATCAGTTTTACCGCAGTCTCCGGTACCAGATCGGCAAGAAACCCGAGAAACTGCAGTTCTTCCGTGGTAAACTTCTGGTTGGTCATGGTATGCCTGTACCAGTGTGCGACACCTTCATCAATGGCTTCATGAAAGACATAAAGCTGATAAAGCGTGCGCGCAGCTCCGGGGTGATGAGTATGAAGGCGCAGTTCGTTCAGTGCACGTTTCCTCATGTGAATTTGCTCTTGAGGTGTTGCCTGTTGAAACCGGGCTTTATATGTACCTGCATGGGGACGGATGAGCCAACGATCGAGAAACGAATCGACCGAAGGACCGGGTTGTTCATTTTTTTGTTCTCCGGTGGCGGGGTGAGCGGTCATGTCGAACAGCTCACGAAACAGGCGATCGAGCCTTTTTTTCACGAAGGAAAAGATGCCGGCCTCAATCAGAATCGTCTTCCAGCGTTCTTTTTCAGACTCGAGAATTGCGTTGTCATCCGGCAAACCGTTCTCTTTATAAAACGAGCGGATTGTCGAATCAGTGATTTCAAACCGTCCCCAGGCGATGACCGTTTCTGAATGAATGTCTTCTGACCCGTTCTGTTTCATGATGACCACCTCTTTTCCTGTTGTTTCTCTAAGATCAATTGTACTTC
This genomic window from [Bacillus] selenitireducens MLS10 contains:
- a CDS encoding sugar ABC transporter permease gives rise to the protein MAADKNQTDDMIVNPKHNPKVAALLSVVPGLGQIYNKRYLKGTVLFILFAAFLVAMFDFLSTGLQGLVTLGTEPRVDDSRVFLSNGILALIFTVFILSMYGISIQDAYKDAKRIQLGWVVPGAREGFKNAWDNSFPYLIIAPGLTLLIFVVVFPLMFMMFLAFTNLSPTNQPPRHLLEWVGFQNFVDLFAMDIWRRTFVNVLSWTLIWTFVATTLQIALAMFLAIIVNDPRIRFKKLIRTVFILPWAVPAFVTIIIFSALFNDNFGAINTQILIPLFGDGLPWLQNATFTRIALIMIQVWLGFPFVYALFTGVLQSISSDWYEAADIDGANRWQKFRNITFPHLMFATGPLLIMQYSFNFNNFNIIYLFNQGGPPVRNQVAGGTDILISWVYGLTFETGQIAMAAAISIILGLMVATFAFFQFRRSRSFKEEGTF
- a CDS encoding sugar ABC transporter permease, whose product is MSKKTKNILELSVLYTIIGIMFIIILYPLMWAFGLSLNEGSSLYGSTMIPENPSFEHYIWLFTDPRSNYLIWYQNTLIVALSTSAIATFIVGLTAYAFSRYRFKGRKNGLYAFLLLQMFPVLMAMVALYILLNTIGLLDSLVGLILIYIGGAIPMNAFLVKGYFDTIPRELDESAKIDGAGHFRIFFTIMLPLAKPILAVVALFNFMAPFMDFILPRIVLRSPENFTLALGLFNFVNDQFANNFTRFAAGSILIAVPIATVYLFLQRYLISGLTAGATKG
- a CDS encoding LacI family DNA-binding transcriptional regulator — encoded protein: MAVTIKDVAKLANVAPSTVSRVIANSPRISERTKETVREAMKELGYHPNFNARSLANKSTNTIGIVMPNSANKTFQNPFFPEVIRGISSKAHQLEYGLYLSTGQTEAEIFEEVQHMVQGKRVDGIILLYSRVDDKVVDYLYKENFPFSVIGRPYDEKKRDITFVNNDNFKAAKTVTEYLLLLGHKNIAFIGGNLDFVVTVDHMEGYRKALSNAGMELLDDYVVFHEELQEGGQEAVIDLMSLNDPPTAMIVADDIMTFGVMRMLSEMEMKVPDDVSIISFNNVMISELSSPPMTTVDIHIYNLGFEACNLLIDQILHPETGSKQVLIPHKMIKRQTTQKLIQNVTSTS
- a CDS encoding AI-2E family transporter translates to MFQSKTIKVLTIILLSLLIILVGSQVSWIFNPLQVAFQTMFLPFLLAGVLFYLLRPVVNLMERFKVPRVVSILLIYIAGIGLMTFIVFLIGPTLQEQVMNLVDNAPMLFEEVRKLIINIENNPWVQDQFQPSETFSIENLTENIADYMAAAFDFLGNNIAGFIGAVTSFVLVIIVLPFILFFLLKDGDKAPDQVLRFLPEKQQVEGKRILSDMDSKLSSYIQGQLIVSLFVGTLMYISYLIIGVDYSLILALFAMVTNVVPFVGPWIGTIPAVIVAVIDSWVTMLWVIVAIVIVQQIESNLISPNVMGKKLKVHPLTIIVLILVAGRFGGLIGLILAVPLYAVTKVVVSHTYRLLQLRKKVDEELNG
- a CDS encoding rhodanese-like domain-containing protein, with translation MSYMMQGIKQIDNQELKDMLKQNDKETMVIDVREPEEFDAGHIPGVSLLPMHQIPGMIQGFEADREYVFICRSGNRSQNVAMYLKQQGLDRITNVEGGMMFWDGDVKGGVENVIEAPDQLKQTINQK
- a CDS encoding BsuPI-related putative proteinase inhibitor produces the protein MKRAVLSLAGTMLVLVGCGTEQTDEQTGEDHMNGEDVTAEVEANGENGDLHILITLNNQSSETVDLTFRSGHQFDVRIYDEDDEKLYDFAEGMMFTEALIEEQIGAGDSLTFEDVWESYSGDYGPLLIETEVLADEFELKAETVYP
- a CDS encoding DEAD/DEAH box helicase, coding for MKQALYDHDRSSGYGLAFSLKTVKHASDSCRAVPVSLTAAEHLLGDKENHFPTEDPWIQYIKELLAVPLLPAPDGSWFFQFIPLAVPTEIHVVNDATLTSYRSEEVDWQRWLISFLTCTSPFKTKKQKLINDLKLYANYEEISEWASQIHKDSAITAPLPSPYYQLAIQVMNNDWCTETFQMELILHEPDSNRSEWLLTAHVRELGQNKRVPYEEIIMGNHPFSSNPYPSAKQLFTRILGLFSANEIPVQASEGQLELSEDSMALFVSDIVPLCKDMGINCWLPSSLKQEPDLAIRMQLNEEVEETFSKGPWITSDISWTLKLNDEEMEQQLFRQLVEEERRVIHFHDRWYLWNQEEATRLLNEADQTKPKTLFFQGLREQAIEPQHHGDSPKGREPSRQIDVNRILDSMRTHHKPEVLEPWNSRLRYYQQEGLSWLLGMRRLGIGAILADDMGLGKSRQIMAYIDHLIGDLKTSRFLIVCPSSLLHHWDQELAQYFSDDWIHIHEGTVAHRRDQFQSSKTRDHCIHVISYATLVRDQALFEQVKWSAMIIDEAQKIKNPRTQQRKTAAKMEAAHTIALTGTPVENHPEELISLSELINPGYLLDTAEPEYDRDLKPDLIKQLIRPMMLRRTKEEVQEDLKLPDKTHHHHKLTLSFEQETMYKAVVEEMFDQYEEAPDPVKRAALFKTMMKLKQLCNHPAQARKELGLNRFNPGRSPKWDLANELLSNWANQGKRAIVFTQFRYTGAMFQEMQLIQGNPPVPFLHGGLTAIQRKNMIRSFKDNPDIPFMIISLRAGGFGLNLTEASAVLHFDRWWNPAVEDQATDRVHRIGQKQAVEVHTLMAEGTIEERIDDLIQKKQQLQEALIDGRPLPLWTLSESELRELFSLQP